One window of Candidatus Tokpelaia hoelldoblerii genomic DNA carries:
- the prfC gene encoding Peptide chain release factor 3 (bhsal00930), translated as MSHEIERRRSFAIIAHPDAGKTTLTEKLLLFGGAIQLAGEVKAKKDRIQTRSDWMKIERERGISVVTSVMTFEYKNCIFNLLDTPGHEDFADDTYRTLTAVDSAIMVLDGARGIEPRTLKLFEVCRMRDIPIVTFVNKMDREARDPLEILDEIEEKLALDTAPVTWPIGSGKNFAGSYDLHGNTMRRQDDEETPRAVSGVDEVAEFLPENDRAAFVEGVELARDACKRFNRKAFMEGHMTPVYFGSALRNYGVRDLIDALVDFGPSPRDSQADTRVVHADEAAMTGFVFKIQANMDPNHRDRIAFLRVCSGKLARGMKAKLVRTGKPVTLSAPQFFFARSRQIADEAYAGDVVGIPNHGTLRIGDTLTEGEDILFKGVPNFAPEILRRVRLGDAMKAKKLKEALQQMAEEGVVQLFTPDDGSPAIVGVVGALQIDVLAERLKVEYSLPVSFEVARFTVCRWIGADDEAELAHFITSHRADIAWDLDGDPVFLAQNGFSLNYEAERWKQIRFAAFKDYQVRSR; from the coding sequence ATGAGCCATGAAATTGAGCGGCGGCGCAGTTTTGCGATTATCGCCCACCCTGATGCCGGTAAAACCACACTGACGGAAAAGCTGTTGCTGTTTGGCGGCGCCATTCAGCTTGCCGGTGAAGTGAAGGCCAAGAAAGACCGGATTCAAACCCGTTCGGACTGGATGAAGATTGAGCGCGAGCGCGGTATTTCCGTTGTCACCTCGGTGATGACATTTGAATATAAGAATTGCATTTTCAATCTGCTGGATACACCCGGGCACGAAGATTTTGCTGATGACACCTACCGCACCTTGACTGCGGTGGACAGCGCCATCATGGTGCTTGATGGTGCGCGTGGTATTGAACCGCGGACGCTGAAACTGTTTGAAGTTTGCCGTATGCGCGATATTCCGATTGTCACCTTTGTCAACAAGATGGACCGGGAAGCGCGTGATCCGCTGGAAATTCTGGATGAGATTGAGGAAAAACTGGCGCTCGACACTGCGCCGGTGACGTGGCCGATTGGCTCGGGTAAAAACTTTGCCGGTTCTTACGATTTGCATGGCAACACCATGCGCAGACAAGATGACGAGGAAACGCCGCGTGCGGTTTCCGGTGTTGATGAGGTGGCGGAATTTCTGCCGGAAAATGACCGTGCTGCTTTTGTTGAGGGCGTGGAACTGGCGCGTGACGCCTGCAAGCGTTTTAACCGCAAGGCGTTTATGGAAGGGCATATGACGCCGGTTTATTTCGGTTCGGCCTTGCGCAATTACGGTGTGCGCGATCTGATTGATGCGCTGGTGGATTTCGGCCCCAGCCCGCGTGACAGCCAGGCGGATACGCGGGTTGTTCATGCAGATGAAGCGGCTATGACCGGTTTTGTCTTCAAGATACAGGCCAATATGGATCCGAACCACCGTGACCGGATTGCCTTTTTACGGGTGTGCTCCGGCAAGCTTGCCCGTGGCATGAAAGCGAAACTTGTGCGCACCGGCAAGCCGGTGACACTTTCTGCACCGCAGTTTTTCTTTGCCCGCAGCCGCCAGATTGCTGATGAGGCCTATGCCGGTGATGTGGTGGGCATTCCCAATCACGGCACTTTGCGCATTGGTGACACATTGACGGAGGGCGAAGATATCCTGTTTAAGGGCGTACCGAATTTTGCGCCGGAAATTTTGCGCCGTGTCCGTCTTGGCGATGCGATGAAAGCCAAGAAGCTGAAAGAAGCGTTGCAGCAGATGGCTGAGGAGGGCGTGGTGCAGTTGTTCACGCCGGATGATGGTTCACCGGCGATTGTCGGCGTGGTTGGCGCCTTGCAGATTGATGTGCTCGCCGAGCGTTTGAAGGTGGAATATTCGTTACCGGTTTCGTTTGAAGTGGCGCGCTTTACCGTCTGCCGCTGGATAGGCGCGGATGATGAAGCGGAACTGGCGCACTTTATCACTTCACATCGTGCTGATATTGCCTGGGACCTTGATGGCGATCCGGTGTTTTTGGCGCAAAATGGTTTTTCATTGAATTATGAGGCTGAACGCTGGAAGCAGATTCGCTTTGCCGCTTTTAAGGATTATCAGGTACGCAGCAGATAG
- the ligT gene encoding 2'-5' RNA ligase (bhsal00940), whose translation MPRLFAALQIPHDAALSLSLLRSGLPAARWVEVEDYHITLRFFGDVDNRVADAIVEALDSVTGAPFSLQLKGVDVFTPKKPRALYAGVAGSLALIGLQERIERASRKAGVKAETRKFIPHVTLARLNTQVLLDDLIKYLTTRGNFESKVFNVARFVLMSSKDSVGGGPYKIEEVWPLNEKRL comes from the coding sequence ATGCCACGTTTATTCGCAGCCTTGCAGATTCCGCATGACGCGGCGCTTTCCTTGTCATTGTTGCGCAGTGGCCTGCCCGCGGCGCGCTGGGTGGAGGTGGAAGATTATCATATCACTTTGCGATTTTTTGGCGATGTGGACAATCGTGTTGCTGATGCAATCGTTGAAGCGCTGGACAGTGTAACCGGTGCGCCGTTTTCCTTGCAGCTCAAAGGGGTGGATGTGTTTACCCCGAAAAAACCGCGCGCGCTTTATGCCGGTGTGGCGGGAAGCCTGGCACTTATCGGTTTGCAGGAGCGCATAGAACGGGCAAGCCGCAAGGCCGGTGTAAAAGCGGAAACAAGAAAATTTATTCCGCATGTGACGCTGGCACGCCTGAATACACAGGTCCTGCTTGATGATCTCATAAAATATCTGACCACGCGCGGTAATTTTGAAAGCAAGGTTTTTAACGTTGCGCGCTTTGTCCTGATGTCGTCAAAAGATTCCGTCGGCGGCGGGCCATATAAAATTGAAGAAGTCTGGCCGTTAAATGAAAAACGCTTATAA
- the cynT gene encoding Carbonic anhydrase (bhsal00950), which produces MHHFPPRLLQGYRNFATTQFQNERQRYRQLAAEGQKPEILMIACCDSRAAPELIFDSTPGEMFVVRNVANQVPPFHPDGEYHATSSALEYAVQSLKVKHIVVLGHGRCGGIRAALDMESKPLSSDDFIGRWMGLLRPAVEAVTTNALMTRHERQTALERISLRYSLNNLRTFPWIARREAAGKLQLHAAWFDISFGELWLLDKDSGEFNLFSPEESL; this is translated from the coding sequence ATGCATCATTTCCCCCCAAGGTTGCTTCAAGGCTATCGCAACTTTGCCACAACACAGTTTCAAAACGAACGCCAGCGCTATCGGCAGCTTGCTGCTGAAGGGCAAAAGCCGGAAATCCTGATGATTGCCTGCTGTGATTCACGCGCCGCGCCCGAGCTGATTTTTGACTCAACACCGGGTGAAATGTTTGTCGTGCGCAATGTCGCCAATCAGGTGCCGCCCTTTCACCCCGATGGCGAATATCACGCCACCTCTTCAGCGCTTGAATATGCGGTGCAATCTCTAAAGGTTAAACATATTGTTGTGCTTGGCCATGGCCGCTGCGGCGGTATCCGTGCCGCGCTTGATATGGAAAGCAAGCCCTTATCCTCTGACGATTTTATCGGCCGCTGGATGGGGCTGCTGCGCCCGGCGGTTGAAGCGGTGACAACCAACGCGCTGATGACCCGGCATGAACGCCAAACCGCGCTGGAGCGGATTTCACTGCGCTATTCCCTCAACAATCTGCGCACATTTCCATGGATCGCCAGGCGTGAGGCAGCAGGCAAACTGCAACTGCATGCAGCATGGTTTGATATTTCCTTCGGCGAATTGTGGCTGCTGGATAAAGACAGCGGCGAATTTAACCTGTTTTCGCCTGAAGAAAGCTTATAA
- the pdxK gene encoding Pyridoxal kinase (bhsal00960) — MQTPSDNKTVLTISSHVIRGAVGNRVSVHTLEDAGCPVWSMPTVAMTWQPRHGMAHKLVTPDDIFTKWVEDILRSPWRGEIDAVLTGYFGSPAQAAMTAELIAQLQAEKSELIVMCDPIIGDENGLYVSSDIAQAIRDKLLPVATLIKPNRDELAWFCGQDLKNNHDVIAAVRKISPAIALVSSAFCENPEETGILLVTRDEAWLAEHKRFDTPVNGLGDLTSAMFLVHYMNGEALPQALQKTAATVYDHLHYSLSIGADELRLADAPLSILKPSPAARLQRVA; from the coding sequence ATGCAAACACCATCTGACAATAAAACTGTTCTTACCATTTCCAGCCATGTCATCCGCGGCGCTGTTGGCAACCGGGTCAGCGTCCACACGCTGGAAGACGCCGGCTGTCCGGTCTGGTCCATGCCGACTGTCGCCATGACATGGCAGCCGCGCCACGGCATGGCGCACAAGCTGGTCACGCCGGATGACATCTTTACCAAATGGGTTGAAGATATTTTGCGTTCGCCTTGGCGCGGCGAGATTGACGCTGTGCTGACCGGCTACTTCGGCTCACCAGCGCAAGCCGCCATGACGGCGGAACTGATTGCGCAATTGCAAGCGGAAAAGTCGGAACTGATTGTGATGTGCGACCCGATTATCGGCGATGAAAACGGCCTTTATGTCAGCAGTGATATTGCGCAAGCCATCCGTGACAAATTGTTGCCGGTTGCCACGCTGATCAAGCCCAACCGTGATGAACTGGCATGGTTTTGCGGACAGGATTTGAAGAACAATCATGATGTCATTGCCGCGGTGCGGAAAATTTCACCGGCAATTGCGCTGGTCAGTTCAGCCTTTTGCGAAAACCCGGAAGAAACCGGCATTCTCCTTGTCACCAGGGATGAGGCATGGCTTGCCGAGCACAAACGTTTCGACACACCGGTCAATGGTCTGGGCGATCTCACCAGCGCTATGTTTCTGGTCCACTATATGAATGGGGAGGCACTGCCGCAGGCTTTGCAGAAAACGGCTGCAACTGTTTACGACCATCTGCATTATAGTTTGAGCATCGGTGCGGATGAATTGCGGCTTGCCGATGCGCCATTATCGATATTGAAACCATCACCCGCCGCCCGTCTGCAGCGGGTTGCGTAA
- a CDS encoding NAD glutamate dehydrogenase (bhsal00970), with translation MSSKARPGSSKTDMISLQPATAGEPALATMLFDRVPEEDISQYQQPELLAASALAVKALQNQKPGQCPITINHSAVTRNGEKVTVITLVSDNKPFLFDSVMGEIGTLVSDMYLVTHLVLNITNSESKATVSLAGADEPADKRRINLMQIHVPALNKGQSEKLRLGLETVVNQVNAATRDWKPMLAYLSAVTAQYRGNPPDGHEKDAARLADFLGWLMDDNFLFLGMREYPVQAAAHMAESAKAGTRAHGTNLGILTDASLRLVRDPLIEQMPKEAQAFMEGNSLLLVTKAKARSKVHRRVQFDYIGVKLFDYDGSLKGELRIFGLFTATAYSCPIMRIPYLRPKVEQIIHRLGYSLGDHAGRMLLNILESYPRDELFRMGEASLAKNAGKILALMQRPRIRVLVNEETSRHSVSVLVFIPRDRYDSIARENIGRYLVEVLHGESFEFTPFLLNSGLTRIHYVIRRKKAVEQEIGQAALEAAVTNIVSTWGDQVAYAAAHEQANPQITALASTFPESYRDNFNARVALQDAALITTLSAAKDLEISFYNPVAEEKSMVYLKLFHRNTALKLSQRVPVLENMGFRVIAEQTLCLPDGAGGDVYLHNIALEKVRGQGIDPVENSALLAETFEAIWAGNAENDAFNGLTLAAGMEWRKIVVLRALARYLQQTGLPYEQAALARGLSRNPAIARDLYELFRLKFDPACQKEDAAKQRAKSDTRLETAIQALPALEDEQMMRAFHGLVAAGLRSNAYLPEKDGRQRRTLAFTFDPQKIDVLPHPRPYRESFVYGPEVEGIYLRFDAVARGGVCRLKQRHDYRDAVLARCKGQRLRKAVVVPAGARGAFYATALPYEADDKANLESTRLAYGLYVAALLSVMDNYHNGKIVPAEGLLRYDGDDAYLVMAAGDGTEAFADTANSLSEAQGFWLEDAFAAGYDHKKTGITAKGAWDTVRRHFRAFGRNIQTSAFTVAGVGNMGDDMFGNGLLQTRTARLVAAFDERDIFIDPNPDVPAAYEERKRLFAQEKSGWQDYNRARLSVGGGIFSRAQKSITLSPEAAQAIGFSRQSGTPAEIIRAILQAEVDLLWFGTEGTYVRASYESDAQIGERANDSLRISASVLRAGVVGEAAGSGLTQGARVEYAARGGRCNIGVMDNAAGVSASDIEVNSRIVLGLAGGKKKLSREERNKFMKKVAPDIAALALRNATRPLLALSLAEKNSLVDLPYQSRFIGEMERACRFDRQAEGLPDNQTLLMRQAQRQGLARPELAIMMAYAKSMLKQDILASPALISDPYLDKSLAACFPAEMRKTYAAEMAAHPLRKEIIATALANDIINHAGMTYIPRLADKTGQSTEMIIRAYILVRDGFDLTPLYDDIAALDDKVSAQTQVSFQDAVAHMLQETSGWILRNIQLMKPLDSQVATTIKARQGIEGQLQQIIPDYLRQDLDRQIDTYKAQGAPAVLAQRLAMLRTAALIPEIALIASKAGSELFSTAQTHFALAETFRLNRMVQAGYNIPIVDYYDGVALSRANDTITDSMRRMVVQVLDRFRTDKNPVEAWLKSDAAQIDGVVQQMNALIDNDLTVSRYTIAAGMIADLAGSANR, from the coding sequence GTGTCCAGTAAAGCCCGCCCAGGATCGTCCAAAACCGATATGATATCGCTTCAACCGGCAACAGCGGGCGAGCCTGCGCTGGCCACAATGCTGTTTGACCGCGTGCCGGAAGAGGATATCAGCCAGTATCAGCAGCCCGAGCTGCTTGCTGCGTCTGCCCTTGCCGTCAAGGCGCTGCAAAACCAGAAGCCCGGGCAATGCCCGATTACCATCAACCACAGTGCTGTCACGCGCAATGGTGAAAAGGTTACGGTGATTACGCTGGTCAGTGATAACAAACCGTTTTTGTTTGATTCGGTTATGGGTGAAATCGGCACGCTTGTTTCTGATATGTATCTGGTGACACATCTCGTGCTCAATATCACCAATTCTGAAAGCAAGGCGACGGTTTCACTGGCCGGCGCTGATGAACCTGCTGACAAGCGCCGTATCAACCTGATGCAGATTCATGTGCCGGCCCTGAACAAAGGGCAGAGCGAAAAACTGCGCCTTGGCCTGGAAACCGTGGTCAATCAGGTTAACGCCGCCACCCGCGACTGGAAGCCGATGCTTGCCTATTTAAGCGCTGTTACGGCGCAATACCGCGGTAACCCGCCGGACGGGCATGAAAAGGACGCCGCGCGGCTCGCCGATTTTCTCGGCTGGCTGATGGATGATAATTTTCTGTTTCTCGGCATGCGGGAATATCCGGTTCAAGCCGCTGCTCATATGGCGGAAAGCGCCAAGGCGGGAACCCGCGCCCATGGCACCAATCTCGGCATTTTGACAGATGCCTCGCTGCGCCTTGTGCGCGATCCGCTGATTGAGCAAATGCCGAAAGAAGCGCAGGCCTTTATGGAAGGGAACTCCTTGCTGCTGGTCACCAAGGCCAAGGCGCGCTCAAAAGTGCATCGGCGGGTGCAGTTTGATTATATCGGCGTCAAATTGTTCGATTATGACGGCAGCCTGAAGGGCGAATTACGCATTTTCGGATTGTTCACAGCGACAGCCTATAGCTGCCCTATCATGCGGATTCCCTATCTGCGTCCGAAAGTCGAACAGATTATCCACCGCCTTGGCTACAGCCTGGGCGACCATGCCGGCCGGATGCTGCTCAACATTCTGGAAAGCTATCCGCGTGACGAGCTGTTCCGGATGGGGGAAGCCAGTCTGGCGAAAAATGCCGGCAAGATTCTGGCGCTGATGCAGCGGCCGCGTATCCGTGTGCTGGTCAATGAAGAAACATCCCGCCATTCGGTTTCTGTTCTGGTATTTATCCCGCGTGATCGCTATGACAGTATAGCGCGTGAGAACATCGGCCGTTATCTGGTGGAGGTTCTTCACGGGGAGTCTTTTGAGTTTACACCATTTTTGTTAAACTCCGGCTTGACACGGATTCATTATGTCATCCGCCGTAAAAAGGCGGTAGAGCAGGAGATCGGGCAGGCAGCGCTGGAGGCGGCGGTGACAAATATTGTCAGCACCTGGGGTGACCAGGTGGCTTATGCTGCTGCACACGAACAGGCAAATCCGCAGATTACAGCACTGGCCAGCACTTTCCCGGAAAGTTATCGCGACAATTTCAATGCCCGGGTGGCATTGCAGGATGCGGCCCTGATCACCACGCTTTCAGCGGCGAAAGATCTGGAAATCAGCTTTTACAATCCGGTTGCGGAAGAAAAGAGCATGGTTTACCTCAAACTGTTCCACCGCAATACGGCGCTTAAGCTGTCGCAACGCGTGCCTGTGCTGGAAAATATGGGCTTTCGGGTGATCGCCGAGCAGACCTTGTGCCTGCCTGACGGGGCGGGGGGAGATGTCTACCTGCACAATATCGCGCTGGAAAAGGTTCGTGGGCAGGGTATTGATCCGGTGGAAAACAGTGCGCTTCTGGCTGAAACATTTGAAGCCATCTGGGCAGGCAATGCTGAAAACGACGCCTTTAACGGCCTGACGCTGGCCGCCGGTATGGAATGGCGCAAGATTGTCGTGCTGCGGGCACTGGCGCGCTATCTGCAACAGACCGGCCTGCCTTATGAACAGGCGGCACTGGCGCGGGGGCTGAGCCGCAATCCGGCGATTGCCCGTGATCTTTATGAACTGTTCCGCCTGAAATTTGACCCCGCCTGCCAGAAAGAGGATGCTGCAAAGCAGCGGGCGAAAAGCGATACGCGGCTGGAAACAGCAATACAGGCCCTGCCCGCCCTTGAGGATGAACAGATGATGCGGGCGTTTCATGGGCTAGTTGCCGCCGGTTTGCGCAGCAATGCTTATCTGCCGGAAAAAGATGGCCGTCAGCGCCGCACGCTGGCCTTTACTTTTGACCCGCAGAAGATTGATGTTCTGCCGCATCCGCGCCCTTATCGGGAGAGCTTTGTTTATGGGCCGGAAGTGGAAGGCATCTATTTGCGTTTTGATGCCGTGGCGCGCGGCGGGGTTTGCCGCTTGAAACAGCGCCATGATTATCGTGACGCTGTGCTTGCCCGCTGCAAGGGGCAGCGGTTGCGCAAAGCCGTGGTGGTGCCGGCGGGTGCGCGCGGCGCTTTTTATGCGACCGCCTTGCCTTATGAGGCGGATGACAAGGCAAATCTTGAAAGCACCCGTCTTGCCTATGGTCTTTATGTCGCGGCTTTGTTGTCGGTTATGGACAATTACCACAATGGCAAAATTGTTCCGGCAGAAGGCCTTTTGCGCTATGATGGCGATGATGCCTATCTGGTCATGGCGGCAGGAGATGGCACTGAAGCCTTTGCCGATACCGCCAACAGCCTGAGCGAGGCGCAGGGCTTCTGGCTGGAAGACGCTTTTGCCGCCGGCTATGACCACAAGAAAACCGGCATTACCGCAAAAGGGGCCTGGGACACTGTCAGGCGGCATTTCCGCGCTTTTGGCCGCAATATCCAGACCTCGGCTTTCACGGTCGCCGGTGTTGGCAATATGGGCGATGATATGTTTGGCAATGGCCTGTTGCAGACGCGCACCGCCCGTCTTGTCGCGGCTTTTGACGAACGTGATATTTTCATTGATCCCAACCCTGACGTGCCAGCCGCTTATGAGGAACGCAAACGCCTGTTCGCTCAGGAAAAGTCCGGCTGGCAGGATTATAACCGCGCCAGGCTCTCTGTCGGCGGCGGTATTTTTTCCCGTGCCCAGAAAAGCATCACCTTGTCGCCCGAAGCCGCACAGGCCATCGGCTTTTCCCGCCAGAGCGGCACACCGGCTGAAATCATCCGGGCGATTCTGCAGGCGGAAGTTGATCTGCTGTGGTTCGGGACGGAGGGCACCTATGTGCGCGCTTCTTATGAAAGTGATGCCCAGATTGGTGAACGTGCCAATGATTCGCTGCGTATCAGCGCTTCTGTCCTGCGGGCCGGTGTTGTCGGCGAGGCGGCAGGCAGCGGCCTGACACAGGGCGCGCGGGTGGAGTATGCCGCCCGCGGCGGGCGCTGCAATATCGGCGTTATGGATAATGCCGCCGGTGTCAGCGCGTCGGATATTGAAGTCAACAGCCGGATTGTGCTTGGCCTTGCCGGCGGCAAAAAGAAACTGAGCCGTGAAGAGCGCAATAAATTCATGAAAAAAGTCGCGCCGGATATCGCTGCACTTGCCTTGCGCAATGCCACCCGCCCGCTGCTTGCCCTGTCACTGGCAGAGAAAAACAGTCTTGTTGATCTGCCTTATCAGAGCCGCTTTATCGGCGAGATGGAACGCGCCTGCCGGTTTGACCGCCAGGCGGAAGGCCTGCCTGACAACCAGACACTTCTCATGCGTCAGGCGCAGCGGCAGGGGTTGGCCCGTCCGGAGCTGGCTATCATGATGGCTTACGCCAAATCCATGCTGAAGCAGGATATTCTGGCAAGCCCTGCTCTTATCAGTGATCCGTATCTGGATAAAAGCCTGGCGGCCTGTTTCCCGGCAGAAATGCGCAAGACCTATGCCGCTGAAATGGCTGCTCATCCCCTGCGCAAGGAAATTATCGCCACAGCACTGGCCAATGATATCATCAACCATGCCGGCATGACCTATATTCCGCGTCTGGCTGATAAAACCGGCCAGAGCACGGAAATGATTATCCGTGCCTATATTCTAGTGCGGGACGGTTTTGATCTGACGCCGCTTTATGACGATATCGCGGCGCTTGATGACAAGGTTTCCGCCCAGACGCAAGTCAGTTTTCAGGATGCTGTCGCCCATATGCTGCAGGAAACATCCGGCTGGATTTTACGCAATATCCAGCTGATGAAGCCGCTTGACAGTCAGGTTGCCACAACCATCAAGGCGCGTCAGGGCATTGAAGGGCAGTTGCAGCAGATTATTCCTGATTATCTGCGGCAGGATCTTGACCGGCAGATTGACACCTATAAGGCACAGGGGGCTCCGGCTGTTCTGGCCCAGCGGCTTGCCATGCTGCGCACGGCGGCGCTTATCCCTGAAATCGCCCTGATTGCCAGCAAAGCGGGCAGTGAACTGTTCAGCACGGCGCAAACGCATTTTGCTCTGGCTGAAACCTTCCGCCTCAATCGTATGGTGCAGGCGGGTTATAATATTCCGATTGTCGATTATTATGACGGTGTGGCCCTGTCACGCGCCAATGACACCATAACCGATTCCATGCGGCGTATGGTGGTGCAGGTGCTTGACCGCTTCCGGACCGATAAAAATCCGGTTGAAGCCTGGCTGAAATCGGATGCAGCGCAAATTGACGGTGTGGTGCAGCAGATGAACGCGCTTATCGACAATGACCTGACGGTTTCGCGCTATACAATCGCTGCCGGTATGATTGCTGATCTGGCCGGATCAGCAAACAGATAG
- a CDS encoding Hypothetical protein (bhsal00980), which translates to MKYKEEGAVGKKKKAAREEDARPLMTNAAWEEEIAAF; encoded by the coding sequence ATGAAATACAAGGAAGAGGGGGCCGTCGGGAAAAAGAAAAAGGCCGCGCGGGAGGAGGATGCGCGGCCTTTAATGACGAACGCGGCATGGGAGGAGGAGATTGCCGCATTCTAG
- the upp gene encoding Uracil phosphoribosyltransferase (bhsal00990), protein MPELHVIEHPLTRHKLTLMRRKQTSTAEFRQLLREIALLLGYEVTRDLKLTMTDIETPMAKMRAPVIEGKKLVFASILRAGEGLLNGMLDLVPSARVAHIGLYRDHKTLEPVEYYFKAPEDIAKRLVIVVDPMLATGNSSVAAITRLKERGASQIRFVCLLAAPEGIKHMQESHPDVPVYTAAVDDRLDKQGYILPGLGDARDRMFGTR, encoded by the coding sequence ATGCCAGAACTTCACGTTATCGAACATCCGCTTACCCGCCACAAACTCACCCTGATGCGCCGCAAGCAAACATCCACGGCCGAATTCCGCCAGTTGCTGCGTGAAATCGCCCTGCTGCTCGGTTATGAGGTCACACGCGACCTTAAACTGACGATGACGGATATTGAAACACCGATGGCCAAAATGCGCGCGCCGGTGATTGAAGGCAAAAAACTGGTTTTCGCCTCGATTTTGCGCGCCGGCGAAGGTTTGCTTAACGGTATGCTGGATCTGGTGCCTTCCGCCCGCGTGGCGCATATCGGCCTCTACCGCGACCATAAAACACTGGAACCGGTGGAATATTATTTCAAGGCGCCGGAAGACATTGCCAAGCGGCTGGTGATTGTGGTTGACCCGATGCTGGCTACCGGTAATTCTTCTGTTGCCGCCATTACCCGCCTGAAAGAACGCGGCGCCAGCCAGATCCGGTTTGTCTGCCTGCTTGCCGCCCCTGAAGGAATAAAGCATATGCAGGAAAGCCATCCTGATGTGCCAGTCTACACCGCAGCGGTGGACGACCGGCTTGATAAACAGGGCTATATTCTGCCGGGTCTGGGCGATGCCCGCGACCGGATGTTCGGCACCCGCTAA
- the ubiE gene encoding Ubiquinone/menaquinone biosynthesis C-methyltransferase UbiE (bhsal01000): protein MTTTTPDMREARIGSTGGMEKSFGFQQVAEQDKQTLVNDVFHSVARKYDIMNDVMSGGMHRLWKDAMVAWLPPPRSPNWQVLDVAGGTADIAFRMIRASGGLGHATVLDINSSMLEVGRGRAEKKRLAGNMDFVEANAELLPFEDNRFDAYTIAFGIRNVPHIDKALSEAYRVLKPGGRFMCLEFSEVEIPLLDKLYDLWSFHGIPRVGQMIAGDADSYRYLIESIRKFPRQKDFAAMIERAGFSRVSYRNLTGGIAAIHSGWKI from the coding sequence ATGACAACCACAACGCCTGATATGAGAGAGGCCCGCATCGGCTCAACCGGCGGTATGGAAAAATCCTTTGGTTTTCAGCAGGTCGCTGAACAGGACAAGCAAACCCTTGTCAATGATGTATTTCATTCCGTGGCGCGCAAATATGATATAATGAATGATGTCATGTCAGGGGGGATGCACCGTTTATGGAAAGACGCCATGGTGGCTTGGCTTCCACCGCCGCGCAGCCCGAACTGGCAGGTGCTGGATGTTGCGGGTGGCACTGCTGATATTGCCTTTCGCATGATCAGGGCGTCCGGCGGTCTGGGGCATGCGACAGTGCTTGATATCAACAGTTCAATGCTTGAGGTCGGGCGCGGGCGGGCCGAAAAGAAACGTCTTGCCGGCAATATGGATTTTGTCGAGGCTAATGCTGAATTGCTGCCTTTTGAAGATAATCGGTTTGATGCCTATACAATCGCTTTCGGCATCCGCAATGTGCCCCATATTGATAAAGCGCTGAGCGAAGCATACCGTGTGCTCAAGCCCGGCGGGCGCTTCATGTGTCTGGAATTTTCCGAAGTGGAAATACCGCTGCTCGACAAGCTTTATGATCTGTGGTCTTTTCACGGTATTCCGCGGGTCGGGCAGATGATTGCCGGTGACGCTGATTCCTATCGTTATCTGATTGAATCCATCCGCAAATTTCCCCGCCAGAAGGATTTTGCCGCCATGATTGAAAGAGCCGGTTTCTCGCGGGTCAGTTACCGCAATCTGACCGGCGGCATCGCCGCGATCCATTCCGGCTGGAAAATCTGA